The proteins below are encoded in one region of Oncorhynchus nerka isolate Pitt River linkage group LG15, Oner_Uvic_2.0, whole genome shotgun sequence:
- the LOC115143224 gene encoding adaptin ear-binding coat-associated protein 2-like: protein MALADDDSYESVICVKPEVHVYKIPPRATNRGYRAADWKLDEPAWTGRMKIISIGKLAYIKLEDKNSGELFAQAPVEQYPGCVVEAVTDSSRYFVVRIEDGNGRHAFIGLGFADRGDSFDFNVALQDHFKWVKQEGELAKEEASQSTAPKLDLGFKDGQTIKISIGNIKKKDPGAKSRPMGSGLLLPPPMAKGAVLVSPPGGQQSPPPTQSNTASLLDFGGPVPAALPTADLWGDFTAAGASSSQDTAKGWVQF, encoded by the exons ATGGCACTGGCAGACGACGATAGTTACGAGTCAGTGATCTGTGTAAAGCCAGAGGTTCATGTGTACAAGATCCCACCCCGTGCCACTAACCGTGGATATCG AGCTGCTGACTGGAAGCTGGATGAGCCAGCATGGACTGGCAGGATGAAAATAATCTCCATAGGAAAGCTTGCCTATATCAAGCTAGAGGACAAAAACTCAG GAGAGTTGTTTGCCCAAGCCCCAGTGGAGCAGTATCCTGGATGTGTGGTGGAGGCAGTCACAGATTCCAGCAGATACTTTGTGGTTCGGATAGAGGACGGCAATG GACGACATGCATTCATCGGCCTGGGGTTTGCTGATCGTGGGGACTCCTTTGACTTCAATGTAGCTCTTCAAGATCACTTCAA GTGGGTAAAACAGGAAGGTGAGCTGGCGAAAGAGGAAGCATCTCAGAGCACAGCACCCAAACTGGACCTAGGCTTTAAAGACGGACAGACTATCAAGATCAGCATTGGG AATATAAAGAAGAAGGATCCAGGTGCCAAGTCTAGGCCCATGGGCAGTGgccttctccttcctccaccaATGGCTAAGGGTGCAGTCCTTGTATCCCCTCCTGGAGGCCAGCAATCACCTCCACCTACGCAGTCTAACACAG cctctctcttAGATTTTGGAGGCCCGGTCCCTGCCGCCCTGCCCACTGCAGACCTGTGGGGAGACTTCACAGCAGCTGGTGCCAG CTCCAGTCAAGACACTGCTAAAGGATGGGTGCAGTTTTAG